In Nocardioides daphniae, the DNA window CATGGTCCATCCTCGCCGGGTGCAGGTCTGCCAGAAACCTTACACATCGCGAGCGCCGCGGCTGGAACCTGTAACTCGACGCCCCCACGCGGAGGGGCGCCCTCACCTCGCGGGCCGCTCCACGAGCGCCACCAGGCCTGCCGGAGCCCGCAGGCAGTAGGAGTCGGTGAGCAGCTCGGCGAGCTCCTCCCAGTCGGTGCCGTCGTCGACGAGGAGGCCGATCACGTTGTCGCCCCACTGGCTGCGGAAGTAGGGCTCACCGAGGTGCTGGAAGGCCGAGACCTCGTCGGGCTCGCCGCGGAAGGTGATCCGGAAGAGCTGGTCCTCGCCGCCGAAGAGGTGCGCCACGGTGTTGCCGTGCACCCGCCACCGCACGCCCACCCAGGCGGGCTCCTCGACCACGTCGGGCAGTGCGTTCAGCACCGCGCCGACGCGGGCGACGTACGCCGTCGGGACCTCGGGTCGTTGCACCTTGCGAGCCATGCGGTCAGCGTGGCACAGGGGCCGACAACGGTGCAGCCCGAGCGCGCCCGGTCCACGAACGACGAAAGCCCCTCTCGCGGAGAGGGGCTTTCGTGTCGGAGCCGCCTGTCGGAATCGAACCGACGACCTAGTCATTACGAGTGACTCGCTCTACCGACTGAGCTAAGGCGGCGTGGCGTTCGCAGTTTCCCCCGGACGGATCCGCGGGACGGACGAGCAACCTCGCAGGAGTATACGGACACCCTCGCCGGGTGCGGAATCGGCGTCCGCCCCCGGCAACGGGTCGCTCAGGCCACGCCCACCGAGCCGAGTCCGTCCCGCAGCGCGGTGGTCTCGCGGAGCCAGGTGTCGTCACCCGACTCGTCCCACAGGTCGCGCAGCTCGGACTCCTGCAGCACGCCTTCGAGCGCGGCGACCGCGGCAGGCGCGAGGGCGCGCAGGTCGTCCTCGTCCTGGTCGACGAGCCACTGCTCGGCCTCCGGGCTCAGCGTCACCGGGACGCCGCAGGCGCTGGCCACGACCGCGGCAGCGGCGACGATCGCGGCGTCGCCCTCGTCGCCGGACAGGCCGACGGCGACGACCTCGGGGCCGGCTCCCTCGAGCTCGTAGCTCCAGTCGGCGGCGTCGTCGTTGTCGAATGGGTCGGTGCCCCAGGCGCCCATCTCTCTCCTCCTGTCACGGGTGTGGTGCGCCCGTCACGGACCCCCGAGGTGGGCGCGGCACCAGCATGGCCGAGCGCACCGGCGAGGGTGGGCGTTTTCAGCAGGAGAGCCCGTCCTCGGGCACCGTGCCGTCGAGCAGGTAGGCCTCGATGGCCTCGTCCACGCACTGGTTGCCGGAGTTGTACGCAGTGTGGCCGTCGCCGTCACGACGCACCAGCACGCCCGACTCGAGCTGCTCGGCCAGCGCCTCCGCCCACACCATCGGCGTGGCCGGGTCACGGGTGGTGCCGGTGACCAGGATCGGGGCGGCGCCGGAGCCGTCGATCTCGACCTTCTCCGACGGGCCGCCCTCGAAGCCGGCGCAGCCCATGAGGCCCCAGGCGAAGACCTTGCCGAAGGTCGGCGACGCCTTCTCGAACTCGTCGAAGTGGGTCGGCACCTCGTCGGCCGGCACGAAGGACGGGTCGTCGAGGCAGTTGATCGCGACGATCGCCTCGAGGCTGTTGTCCCGGTAGCCGCCGGCGTCGCGCGAGGCGTACAGGTCGGCGGACTCGAGCAGCCCCGAGCCGTCGCCGGCCAGCGCCTTGGCCAGCGCCAGGTCGAGCAGCTGCCAGTAGGAGCGGTTGTAGAGCGGCATCACGATGCCGTAGAACGCGAGCCCGGCGGTGAGCTGACGGTCCCCGCTGCCGGGCAGCGGCGTGCGGGAGACCTGCTCGACCAGGTCGGCGATGGTCGCCACGCCCTCGTCGACGCTGTCGCCGAGCCGGCAGTCGCCGCCGTCGACGCAGCTGCGGACGTACGCCCGCAGCGCGGTCTCGAAGCCGCCCGCCTGCACCAGGTTCTTCTCGAGCGTGCCCGCCGAGACGTCGACCGCCCCGTCGAGCACGAAGTAGCCGACGCGCTCGGGGAAGAGCTCGGCGTACGTCGCACCCAGG includes these proteins:
- a CDS encoding DUF4259 domain-containing protein; this encodes MGAWGTDPFDNDDAADWSYELEGAGPEVVAVGLSGDEGDAAIVAAAAVVASACGVPVTLSPEAEQWLVDQDEDDLRALAPAAVAALEGVLQESELRDLWDESGDDTWLRETTALRDGLGSVGVA
- a CDS encoding MmcQ/YjbR family DNA-binding protein, coding for MARKVQRPEVPTAYVARVGAVLNALPDVVEEPAWVGVRWRVHGNTVAHLFGGEDQLFRITFRGEPDEVSAFQHLGEPYFRSQWGDNVIGLLVDDGTDWEELAELLTDSYCLRAPAGLVALVERPAR
- a CDS encoding alpha/beta hydrolase, which produces MVDHVSTVEVARDMDVLRAALGEDRMDYFGASYGTALGATYAELFPERVGYFVLDGAVDVSAGTLEKNLVQAGGFETALRAYVRSCVDGGDCRLGDSVDEGVATIADLVEQVSRTPLPGSGDRQLTAGLAFYGIVMPLYNRSYWQLLDLALAKALAGDGSGLLESADLYASRDAGGYRDNSLEAIVAINCLDDPSFVPADEVPTHFDEFEKASPTFGKVFAWGLMGCAGFEGGPSEKVEIDGSGAAPILVTGTTRDPATPMVWAEALAEQLESGVLVRRDGDGHTAYNSGNQCVDEAIEAYLLDGTVPEDGLSC